A stretch of Desulfovibrio desulfuricans DSM 642 DNA encodes these proteins:
- a CDS encoding RraA family protein, translated as MRYAINCQIDRLSSEIVRQYADLAVADICDALGRNAALPSGLKPFNNSRILGTAYTVNLPASENLLLYYAVDNARPGDVLVVSCAGYTERAVAGEIVAALGKARGLAGFVIDGAVRDAEALRQTDFPVYARAVSPNGPYKDACGEINIPVSMGNVVIQPGDLIVADADGIVSIRRQEAASVAELARKITEAGLRKLQSIEKHGSMDMTWLYDKLAKSCCHIHS; from the coding sequence ATGCGTTACGCCATCAACTGTCAGATTGATCGCCTTTCGTCTGAAATTGTACGCCAGTACGCTGATCTGGCTGTTGCGGACATCTGCGATGCCCTGGGCCGCAACGCCGCCCTGCCGTCAGGGCTCAAGCCCTTTAACAACAGCCGCATTCTGGGAACCGCCTATACCGTCAATCTGCCAGCAAGCGAAAATCTGCTGCTCTACTATGCTGTAGACAACGCCCGGCCCGGCGACGTGCTGGTGGTATCCTGCGCAGGCTATACGGAAAGAGCCGTAGCTGGCGAAATTGTAGCGGCACTTGGCAAGGCGCGCGGTCTGGCAGGCTTTGTTATTGATGGAGCCGTGCGTGATGCCGAAGCCCTGCGACAGACGGATTTTCCCGTCTACGCGCGGGCAGTGTCGCCCAACGGGCCATACAAGGACGCCTGCGGTGAGATTAACATACCTGTCAGCATGGGCAACGTGGTTATTCAGCCCGGTGATCTGATTGTGGCGGACGCGGACGGCATTGTGTCCATCCGACGGCAGGAGGCAGCTTCTGTGGCGGAACTGGCCCGCAAAATTACAGAAGCTGGTCTAAGAAAGCTGCAATCCATTGAAAAACATGGTTCAATGGACATGACATGGCTTTATGACAAACTTGCCAAAAGCTGCTGCCACATCCACAGCTAG
- a CDS encoding mandelate racemase/muconate lactonizing enzyme family protein, protein MKITDVQAIPLRIPQKIKASKSEKCFNTESDGHVLVKIHTDEGITGIGEAWRLTPCAVAKFIVEALKPRLMGADPTCIDALWQKMYIATFRYGRKGMVLNAISGVEIALWDILGKMSGLPVYKLLGGAHHSSIRGYASLPPYPTPEEAAEDAAAQAGDGYHMVKLHQRDLASVAATRKAIGDNVELALDVNGCWSRREAVTMAQRMEEYSLRWLEEPVSPMDDYDGLSFIRERSNISIAAGENEYTHYGFKTLIEKNAVDILQPDVIKAGGLSCCRKILGMAEAWNIPLITHSFYYGAGVAATAHFVISNPFGNEMEICTTPIEENFISPDFRPVHGKITVSDAPGLGIDVDEDVVKHYRIDI, encoded by the coding sequence ATGAAAATTACTGATGTGCAGGCTATACCTTTGCGCATTCCGCAAAAAATAAAGGCTTCAAAATCTGAAAAGTGTTTCAACACTGAAAGTGACGGCCATGTACTGGTAAAAATCCACACGGATGAAGGTATTACCGGAATTGGCGAAGCCTGGCGGCTCACGCCATGCGCCGTGGCAAAGTTCATTGTTGAAGCTCTCAAACCCCGGTTGATGGGCGCTGACCCAACATGCATCGATGCCCTGTGGCAAAAAATGTACATCGCCACCTTCAGATACGGGCGCAAAGGGATGGTTCTGAACGCCATCAGCGGCGTGGAAATCGCCCTATGGGACATTCTGGGAAAAATGAGCGGCCTCCCGGTCTACAAATTGCTCGGTGGCGCGCACCACAGTTCCATTCGTGGATACGCCAGCCTCCCTCCGTACCCAACGCCGGAAGAAGCAGCGGAAGATGCCGCGGCACAGGCCGGAGACGGCTATCATATGGTCAAATTGCACCAGCGGGATCTGGCATCTGTGGCGGCAACGCGAAAAGCCATTGGCGACAACGTTGAACTTGCGCTGGATGTCAACGGCTGCTGGAGCAGGCGGGAAGCGGTGACCATGGCGCAGCGCATGGAAGAATACTCCCTCCGCTGGCTTGAAGAACCCGTCAGCCCCATGGATGATTATGATGGTCTGAGCTTCATACGCGAACGCAGCAACATCAGCATTGCCGCAGGCGAAAATGAATACACCCATTATGGATTCAAAACCCTGATTGAAAAAAACGCCGTTGATATTTTACAGCCCGACGTTATTAAGGCCGGAGGATTGTCCTGCTGCCGCAAAATTCTGGGCATGGCAGAAGCCTGGAATATTCCCCTGATAACCCACTCGTTCTATTACGGCGCTGGTGTGGCGGCCACAGCCCATTTTGTGATCTCCAACCCCTTTGGCAACGAAATGGAAATCTGCACCACCCCCATTGAAGAGAACTTCATCAGCCCGGATTTCCGGCCTGTCCACGGCAAAATAACAGTTTCCGACGCGCCGGGTCTTGGCATAGACGTGGATGAGGATGTTGTTAAGCATTACCGCATAGACATTTGA
- a CDS encoding tripartite tricarboxylate transporter TctB family protein: MKQNVAVRMNARRIPMCKSNQDILCGLCFLAISAAFALQMHELEDVTRVFPAALLTVIALGGVWFVGKGIYLKRRDNSSCETESVAWKKVAIIAAIALFYAVLLPILGFFVSTAAFIFCTSMILGDKNKGIGHLAKVSTLYSLIFCILLWLSFVKLLNVPTPTGMFF, encoded by the coding sequence ATGAAGCAAAATGTCGCTGTCAGGATGAACGCCCGGAGAATACCAATGTGTAAAAGCAATCAAGATATCCTGTGCGGACTGTGTTTTCTGGCAATCAGCGCCGCTTTCGCCCTGCAGATGCACGAGCTGGAAGACGTGACGCGCGTCTTTCCTGCGGCGCTTCTTACAGTGATAGCGCTTGGCGGGGTGTGGTTTGTCGGTAAGGGGATATACCTGAAACGGCGTGACAATTCTTCTTGCGAAACCGAATCCGTTGCCTGGAAAAAGGTAGCAATAATTGCGGCAATAGCATTGTTTTACGCAGTTTTGTTACCAATTTTGGGCTTCTTTGTCAGCACGGCTGCCTTTATTTTTTGCACGTCCATGATTCTGGGCGACAAAAACAAAGGTATTGGGCATCTGGCCAAAGTCAGCACGCTGTATTCCCTGATTTTTTGCATCCTGCTCTGGCTCAGTTTTGTGAAGCTGCTCAATGTACCTACGCCCACAGGCATGTTTTTTTAG
- a CDS encoding tripartite tricarboxylate transporter permease, with product MTEFIVPSLLNLIDPLNILLMIVGLTGGIVIGALPGLSATMGVALMVPATFAMNPTSGLVMLGAIYVGAIYGGSNSAVLICTPGTPSSVATTFDGWPLTQHGEADKALYTSLLSSAFGGIVGVFFLLFLAGALARFALQFGGPENFWLCLFGLSTIAVMSPGNMGKGIVSGAIGLLISTIGIDPNAGVPRFTFGSYGLVQGVSVIPCMIGLFSFSQVLYLIGTDKTFVADYNPRKGTFGRTASYLARRCKKILLRSSLIGTWVGMLPGAGGEIASIIAYNESKRWAKDPSIYGKGCIEGVAASESSNNAVIGGSLIPMLTLGIPGSAVAAVILGALMAHGIQPGFKIFSATGELAYTFIFSQFAVNLLMIPIGFVLCRCMAKLLTLRLTFVAIGIVVLSYIGAYAISNSIIDIWVVMVFGFVGFFGGKLGMDTGAMALGVILGPMIEENLGKCLDLAHSVPGGLPAIMLNSTISKVLVLALALSLATPYLLHLKKLRMQENEAKCRCQDERPENTNV from the coding sequence ATGACCGAGTTTATCGTTCCATCGCTTCTGAACCTTATTGATCCCCTGAATATTCTTCTTATGATTGTTGGCCTTACAGGCGGCATAGTCATTGGCGCCCTGCCGGGTCTTTCGGCTACCATGGGTGTTGCCCTTATGGTCCCCGCGACCTTTGCCATGAATCCTACCTCTGGTCTTGTCATGCTCGGCGCCATATATGTAGGCGCCATTTACGGCGGTTCCAACTCGGCGGTGCTCATCTGCACACCAGGTACGCCTTCTTCTGTTGCCACAACTTTTGACGGCTGGCCGCTTACGCAACACGGCGAAGCGGACAAGGCCCTGTATACCTCGCTGCTTTCCTCTGCCTTTGGCGGCATTGTAGGCGTATTCTTTCTTTTGTTCCTTGCTGGCGCTCTGGCGCGATTTGCCCTGCAATTCGGCGGGCCGGAAAATTTCTGGCTGTGTCTTTTTGGTTTGAGCACCATTGCCGTCATGAGCCCCGGAAACATGGGCAAGGGTATTGTTTCTGGCGCGATAGGGCTGCTTATCTCCACCATTGGCATTGATCCCAATGCTGGCGTACCCAGGTTCACATTTGGTTCTTACGGCTTGGTTCAGGGCGTTTCCGTCATCCCGTGCATGATTGGCCTGTTTTCGTTCTCGCAAGTGCTTTATCTGATTGGTACGGATAAAACATTTGTGGCTGACTACAATCCCCGCAAGGGTACGTTTGGAAGAACAGCCTCATACCTCGCCCGCCGATGCAAAAAAATCCTGCTGCGCTCGTCGCTTATTGGCACGTGGGTGGGCATGCTGCCCGGAGCAGGAGGAGAAATCGCCTCCATCATCGCATACAATGAGAGCAAACGCTGGGCCAAAGATCCTTCCATTTACGGCAAGGGATGCATAGAGGGTGTTGCCGCATCTGAAAGTTCCAACAATGCGGTTATCGGTGGTTCTCTTATCCCCATGCTGACCTTGGGGATTCCCGGCAGCGCCGTTGCGGCCGTAATCCTCGGGGCTCTTATGGCGCATGGCATCCAGCCTGGATTCAAGATTTTTTCTGCCACAGGCGAACTGGCCTATACGTTCATCTTTTCGCAGTTTGCCGTAAATCTGCTCATGATTCCCATTGGCTTTGTTCTGTGCCGCTGCATGGCAAAACTGCTGACGCTGAGGCTGACCTTTGTGGCCATTGGCATTGTGGTTCTGTCATATATTGGCGCTTATGCCATTTCCAACAGCATAATCGACATATGGGTTGTCATGGTGTTCGGTTTTGTGGGCTTTTTTGGCGGCAAGCTTGGCATGGACACCGGGGCAATGGCCCTGGGCGTTATTCTGGGGCCCATGATTGAAGAAAACCTTGGCAAGTGCCTTGATCTTGCCCACTCCGTGCCGGGCGGCCTCCCTGCCATCATGCTCAACAGCACCATCAGCAAGGTGCTTGTGCTTGCGTTGGCGCTTTCTTTGGCCACCCCGTATCTGCTGCACCTGAAAAAACTGCGTATGCAGGAAAATGAAGCAAAATGTCGCTGTCAGGATGAACGCCCGGAGAATACCAATGTGTAA
- a CDS encoding tripartite tricarboxylate transporter substrate binding protein, translating to MIIAFTAGGSSDVQARIMQKYWDKYVKEPWVFVYKPGAGGIIGFTEIAKANPDGYTIGGLNVPHLVLQSLAQRASFNADSFEYIAQVVNDPQCIAVLKSSKFKSFKDIIDTAKASPNAVRVGLVGPLSGHHLMFLEFNKLFPDVKLSRVFYKGAADQNAALLGGEVDLIFGNINDVMRSIDEFNVLNVAAEKRNDFLPDVPTLREQNVNLVSDIRRIFAAPKGTPADKMAFLRETFNKICNDPSYLADMKKAGQPAEYLDGAATAAYIRSVEEKDKALLSEAGLLK from the coding sequence ATGATCATTGCTTTTACCGCAGGTGGCTCCAGTGATGTTCAAGCACGGATCATGCAAAAGTACTGGGATAAATATGTCAAAGAACCCTGGGTGTTTGTGTATAAACCCGGCGCTGGCGGCATTATCGGCTTTACGGAAATAGCCAAGGCAAACCCTGATGGCTACACCATCGGCGGCCTTAACGTCCCGCATCTCGTACTTCAATCCCTCGCACAGCGTGCCTCTTTCAATGCAGACAGCTTTGAATACATTGCCCAGGTGGTCAACGACCCACAGTGCATCGCCGTGCTTAAGTCAAGTAAGTTCAAGTCGTTCAAGGATATTATTGATACCGCAAAGGCTTCTCCCAATGCAGTCAGGGTTGGGCTTGTCGGCCCGCTGAGCGGGCATCATCTGATGTTTCTGGAGTTCAACAAACTCTTCCCCGATGTGAAGCTGAGCCGTGTTTTTTATAAAGGCGCCGCTGATCAGAACGCGGCCCTGCTTGGCGGCGAAGTTGATCTGATTTTTGGCAATATCAACGATGTCATGCGCTCCATTGACGAATTTAATGTGCTCAATGTTGCGGCAGAAAAGCGCAATGACTTTTTGCCCGATGTGCCGACCCTGCGTGAACAAAACGTGAATCTTGTTTCTGACATACGTCGCATTTTTGCTGCCCCAAAGGGCACCCCCGCAGACAAAATGGCGTTTTTGCGGGAAACTTTTAATAAAATCTGCAACGATCCCAGCTATCTGGCAGATATGAAAAAAGCCGGCCAACCTGCGGAGTACCTGGATGGAGCTGCCACAGCAGCCTACATCCGTTCTGTCGAGGAAAAAGACAAAGCTCTGCTCTCAGAAGCCGGCCTACTCAAATAG
- a CDS encoding UxaA family hydrolase, which translates to MQQTFMAYRRENGRVGIRNHVIILPLDDLSNAACEAVANNVKGTLALPHAYGRLQFGEDLDLHFRTLIGVGSNPNVAAVIVIGIEPQWTKRVVDGIAKTGKPVEGFAIEQHGDLETICSASRKAKEFMHFATELQRTECKVNELWVSTKCGESDTTSGIAANPTVGNAFDKLWEKGATTLFGETTEITGGEHLVMERCANDEVRAKFKGFFDRYAKVVDDHKTDDLSDSQPTKGNIEGGLTTIEEKALGNVQKIGRKAPVIGCLDKAEMPTGPGLWFMDSSSAAAEMVTLCAASGFVVHFFPTGQGNIIGNPILPVIKLSANPRTVRTMSEHIDVDVSGILRREINLDAAGDKLLEMMFRTCNGRNTSAEVLGHREFIMTRLYESA; encoded by the coding sequence ATGCAACAGACATTTATGGCCTATCGCCGCGAAAATGGCCGCGTGGGCATCCGTAACCACGTTATCATTCTGCCCCTGGACGATCTTTCCAACGCCGCTTGCGAAGCGGTAGCCAACAACGTCAAGGGCACCCTGGCTCTTCCCCACGCTTATGGCCGCCTTCAGTTCGGCGAAGACCTTGACCTGCATTTCCGCACGCTGATCGGCGTGGGCTCCAACCCCAACGTTGCCGCCGTTATCGTTATCGGTATTGAGCCACAGTGGACCAAGCGCGTGGTAGACGGTATCGCCAAAACCGGCAAGCCCGTTGAAGGATTTGCCATCGAACAGCACGGCGACCTTGAAACCATTTGCAGCGCTTCCCGCAAGGCCAAGGAATTCATGCACTTCGCCACCGAATTGCAACGCACCGAATGCAAGGTAAACGAGTTGTGGGTTTCCACCAAGTGCGGTGAATCCGACACCACCTCCGGTATCGCCGCCAACCCCACCGTTGGCAACGCTTTTGACAAACTGTGGGAAAAGGGCGCCACCACCCTCTTTGGTGAAACCACTGAGATCACCGGCGGCGAACACCTGGTTATGGAACGTTGCGCCAACGATGAGGTCCGGGCCAAGTTCAAGGGCTTTTTTGACCGCTACGCCAAGGTTGTGGACGACCACAAAACAGACGACCTCAGCGACTCCCAGCCCACCAAGGGCAACATTGAAGGCGGCCTGACCACCATTGAAGAAAAAGCCCTGGGCAATGTGCAGAAAATTGGCCGCAAAGCCCCTGTTATCGGCTGCCTCGACAAGGCAGAAATGCCCACCGGCCCCGGCTTGTGGTTCATGGATTCCTCTTCTGCCGCTGCTGAAATGGTTACGCTCTGCGCTGCCTCCGGTTTTGTGGTGCACTTTTTCCCCACGGGTCAGGGCAACATCATCGGCAATCCCATTCTGCCGGTGATCAAGCTTTCGGCCAACCCCCGTACCGTGCGCACCATGAGCGAGCACATTGATGTTGACGTTTCCGGTATTCTGCGCCGCGAAATCAACCTTGATGCCGCTGGCGACAAGCTGCTTGAAATGATGTTCCGCACCTGCAATGGACGCAATACATCCGCTGAAGTTCTGGGACACAGAGAATTCATTATGACCCGTTTGTACGAAAGCGCCTAA
- a CDS encoding UxaA family hydrolase, with protein sequence MVTHFVVHEPGDSVGVIVVEGVKKGDKLNGWVMDGNQSLDFETRNDIPIGHKIALKDMAVGDTVIKYGTDIGKVVQPIKRGEHLHVHNVKTKRW encoded by the coding sequence ATGGTAACCCATTTTGTGGTTCATGAACCCGGCGATAGCGTCGGTGTTATCGTTGTCGAAGGGGTGAAGAAAGGCGACAAGCTCAATGGCTGGGTCATGGACGGCAACCAGAGCCTCGACTTTGAAACGCGGAACGACATTCCGATCGGCCACAAGATTGCCCTTAAGGATATGGCTGTGGGCGACACCGTCATCAAGTACGGCACCGACATTGGCAAGGTCGTGCAGCCCATCAAGCGTGGCGAGCACCTGCATGTCCACAACGTCAAAACCAAGAGGTGGTGA
- a CDS encoding sigma-54-dependent Fis family transcriptional regulator, which produces MKYKITPKGLSSPSLTVGQVVHHLARIVAGKIDRNVFFQILSRQLRELFHYDRFCINLYDAEREFLNLFTAADGTVVESLSNTRIARNTVAGLAISSRKPVVINDLSVHNLGDGPMPLSSVGLNATIALPLIINREVIGTLHVSFVKQPDNIVEILNFLIELTPVLTAFLFAVLAEERMAKVRPVAEHSGRMQDDSSSILLESKLLETPPMVRTMAVVRKVAKLNIPVLITGETGTGKSMLARWLHRHSPRREENFVKVNCPSIAPTLFESEMFGYAKGAFTGATAKRIGRIELAQHGTLFLDEIGELAPEMQSKLLLVMEENSFERVGEAESTGVDIRVISATNIDLAAAMAEGRLRRDLYYRLGSVVVRMPSLRERKSDIPLFVDHFIHQFSKEYEIRPPRLSRSVVQALHGHSWPGNIRELRNVVSRMLLHSLDSAVTEDFVLEALHQWEPETAERQPCESAAPAAGGISGSVAAPASGGAGSVQATAPERLPTLEENERGHIERALRQSGGRISGPRGAAALLGVPRSTLQHRMRKLGMDR; this is translated from the coding sequence ATGAAATATAAAATTACCCCAAAGGGGCTGAGCAGTCCCTCTCTCACTGTCGGACAGGTTGTTCACCACCTGGCGCGTATTGTGGCCGGAAAAATCGACAGAAACGTTTTTTTTCAGATTTTATCCAGACAGCTTCGTGAGCTTTTTCACTATGACAGGTTTTGTATTAATCTCTATGACGCAGAACGGGAATTTCTGAACCTGTTCACCGCTGCGGATGGAACCGTGGTAGAATCACTTTCAAATACGCGCATAGCGCGCAACACGGTTGCCGGCCTTGCCATATCCTCGCGCAAGCCTGTGGTTATTAATGACCTTTCTGTGCATAACCTGGGCGATGGCCCCATGCCGCTCTCGTCAGTGGGCCTTAACGCAACTATTGCCCTGCCCCTGATCATCAACCGCGAGGTCATTGGCACGCTGCACGTCTCCTTTGTAAAACAACCTGATAATATTGTTGAGATTCTGAATTTTCTCATTGAACTTACGCCAGTGCTCACGGCTTTTCTGTTCGCAGTCCTGGCTGAGGAACGCATGGCAAAGGTCAGGCCAGTGGCGGAGCATTCCGGCAGAATGCAGGATGACTCAAGCAGTATTCTGCTTGAAAGCAAGCTGCTCGAGACGCCGCCCATGGTGCGTACAATGGCTGTGGTGCGCAAAGTTGCAAAGTTGAACATTCCCGTGCTTATCACCGGAGAAACAGGCACGGGTAAAAGCATGCTGGCGCGTTGGCTGCATCGTCACAGCCCGCGAAGGGAAGAAAACTTCGTCAAGGTCAACTGCCCTTCCATCGCGCCCACACTTTTTGAAAGCGAAATGTTCGGCTACGCAAAGGGTGCTTTTACCGGGGCCACAGCCAAGCGCATTGGCCGTATTGAACTGGCCCAGCACGGAACCCTGTTTCTGGATGAAATTGGCGAACTTGCGCCGGAAATGCAGAGCAAACTGCTGCTTGTGATGGAAGAAAATTCGTTTGAGCGCGTGGGCGAGGCTGAATCGACGGGCGTGGACATCCGCGTAATTTCAGCCACCAATATTGATCTGGCGGCGGCCATGGCCGAGGGGCGACTGCGGCGGGATCTGTACTACAGGCTCGGTTCAGTGGTTGTGCGTATGCCTTCGCTGCGGGAGCGCAAAAGTGATATTCCCCTGTTTGTGGACCATTTCATTCATCAGTTCTCCAAGGAGTACGAGATACGCCCTCCCCGGCTGAGCCGTTCCGTGGTGCAGGCCCTGCACGGGCATTCATGGCCCGGCAATATCCGTGAACTGCGCAATGTGGTGAGCCGTATGCTGCTTCATTCGCTTGATTCGGCGGTCACAGAGGATTTTGTTTTGGAGGCCCTGCACCAGTGGGAACCCGAAACTGCGGAGAGACAGCCCTGCGAGTCAGCTGCTCCTGCGGCGGGCGGAATCTCTGGGAGCGTTGCTGCCCCGGCATCGGGCGGCGCAGGCAGCGTGCAGGCGACAGCCCCGGAGCGCCTCCCCACACTTGAAGAAAATGAGCGTGGTCATATTGAACGAGCATTGCGTCAGTCCGGCGGGCGTATTTCCGGGCCGCGAGGAGCAGCGGCGCTGCTGGGTGTGCCGCGCTCTACCCTGCAACACAGAATGCGCAAGTTGGGCATGGACAGGTAG
- a CDS encoding SurA N-terminal domain-containing protein: MLEYIRSNSQSLGVKLAFGLIILVFVFWGVGSMKDQSAGNVVAMVNGEPITVRDFELAYRNAEESVMRNNPGATREQVRQGLGRQVLRDLVSQTLVRQEAARAGITVTPLELRIAVGQIPAFQNAKGQFDPQAYKRVLEMQRISPAQYEHDMSEDLLRQKLFALVTAAAWHDPAEAQNRYNFLREQRVPDYIFIPAADFMANAKPSDAEVAAYYDSHKAEFAVPPKVDVAYIRVSPENLVKPEAISEADARKWYDANLARFNQQEEVKAAHILVPLAEDAAEADVKKAQESAAAIEKELKSGKSFADVANAHNGPNAAGPGGELGWIKRGTTVKPFEDTAFALEPGKVSAPVRSQFGLHIIKVEEKKGGDTQPFASVAADVRKAIAKEQGADKLRDVLDNLIEDNILGKPLEKSAQALGLEAQQTGMASAQELQQKMGISAEAAASLEKTPVNSPVDRALEAGDAYVVARVLKAEPASTAPLEAVKDKIFARLQGEKALAEALRTAVERRKNLADGPINPTVKTGMGIKTANPMDRSGGLADFGADPELAAALFHAKVGQWLPAAFAVNSPKDGQGAVLVHVGAVQPPDPAEWDMIKDIMVNAVERERLQGMYETFMQRLLSTAKVEVHNMDIVDRKNM; encoded by the coding sequence ATGCTTGAGTATATCCGTTCCAATTCGCAGTCTCTTGGCGTCAAACTGGCTTTTGGCCTCATTATCCTTGTCTTTGTTTTTTGGGGCGTGGGCAGTATGAAGGATCAGAGCGCGGGCAATGTTGTCGCCATGGTTAACGGCGAACCCATTACCGTGCGTGATTTTGAACTCGCTTATCGCAATGCGGAAGAATCCGTGATGCGCAACAACCCCGGCGCAACGCGTGAGCAGGTTCGTCAGGGGCTTGGACGTCAGGTGCTGCGTGATCTGGTCAGCCAGACCCTCGTGCGTCAGGAAGCCGCCCGTGCGGGCATTACTGTGACGCCGCTTGAGCTGCGCATTGCAGTGGGGCAGATCCCGGCTTTCCAGAATGCCAAGGGGCAGTTTGACCCTCAGGCCTACAAGCGGGTTTTGGAAATGCAGCGCATCTCGCCCGCGCAGTACGAGCACGACATGAGCGAAGACCTGCTGCGCCAGAAGCTCTTTGCCCTGGTCACTGCCGCAGCGTGGCATGATCCTGCCGAAGCTCAGAACCGTTACAACTTCCTGCGTGAACAGCGGGTGCCTGACTACATCTTTATTCCTGCTGCCGATTTCATGGCAAATGCCAAACCTTCGGATGCGGAAGTAGCCGCCTATTACGACAGCCACAAGGCTGAATTTGCCGTTCCTCCCAAGGTGGACGTGGCCTATATCCGCGTTTCGCCAGAAAATCTGGTCAAGCCAGAAGCCATCAGCGAGGCTGACGCCCGCAAGTGGTACGATGCCAATCTCGCCCGCTTCAATCAGCAGGAAGAAGTCAAGGCCGCACACATTCTTGTGCCGCTGGCCGAAGACGCCGCCGAGGCGGACGTGAAGAAGGCCCAGGAATCAGCTGCGGCCATTGAAAAAGAACTCAAAAGCGGCAAAAGCTTTGCAGATGTGGCCAATGCTCATAACGGCCCCAATGCTGCCGGCCCCGGCGGCGAGCTTGGCTGGATCAAGCGCGGCACCACGGTCAAGCCTTTTGAAGACACGGCCTTTGCCCTTGAACCCGGCAAGGTTTCCGCCCCTGTGCGCAGCCAGTTTGGTCTGCACATCATCAAGGTGGAGGAAAAGAAGGGCGGCGACACGCAGCCCTTTGCCAGCGTTGCCGCCGATGTGCGCAAGGCCATTGCCAAGGAACAGGGCGCGGACAAACTGCGCGATGTTCTTGACAACCTTATTGAAGACAACATCCTCGGCAAGCCGCTTGAAAAAAGCGCGCAGGCCCTGGGACTTGAAGCCCAGCAAACGGGCATGGCTTCCGCGCAGGAACTGCAACAGAAGATGGGCATCAGCGCCGAAGCCGCCGCAAGCCTTGAAAAGACCCCGGTCAATTCGCCGGTGGACAGGGCGCTTGAAGCTGGCGATGCCTATGTGGTGGCCCGCGTGCTCAAGGCGGAACCCGCGTCCACTGCGCCGCTTGAAGCTGTGAAAGACAAAATTTTTGCCCGTTTGCAGGGTGAAAAGGCCCTAGCCGAAGCCCTGCGCACAGCGGTGGAGCGCCGCAAGAACCTTGCGGACGGCCCCATCAACCCCACAGTTAAGACGGGCATGGGCATCAAGACCGCCAACCCCATGGATCGCAGCGGAGGCCTGGCAGATTTTGGGGCTGACCCCGAGCTTGCCGCAGCCCTGTTCCATGCCAAGGTTGGCCAGTGGCTGCCTGCGGCCTTTGCCGTCAACAGCCCCAAGGACGGTCAGGGCGCAGTGCTCGTGCATGTTGGCGCTGTGCAGCCTCCCGATCCCGCAGAATGGGACATGATCAAGGACATCATGGTCAACGCCGTGGAGCGCGAACGCCTTCAGGGCATGTATGAAACCTTCATGCAGCGCCTGCTTTCGACCGCCAAGGTTGAAGTGCACAACATGGACATTGTGGACAGAAAAAATATGTAG